One genomic window of Microbacterium sp. BH-3-3-3 includes the following:
- a CDS encoding ABC transporter ATP-binding protein: MLGKILVRYLSRYRWLLMALLVFQFVAAMASLYLPRLNADIIDRGVAQGDTGFIWSQGMIMLGISLGQIVASVVATYFAARAAMAAGRDIRLDLFEKVSGFSERELSQFGAGSLITRNTNDVQQVQMLAMMGATMLVSAPLLALGGIFMALQQDVGLSWLLGVAVPILLVAVALIIARMVPLFRSYQSKLDAVNRVMREQLTGVRVVRAFVRERIEEERFREANTDIMDVGRKVGSLFVLLFPLAMLVLNVTVVGVIWFGGIQVDAGGVQIGTLFAFMQYVAQILMGVLMASFMTVMIPRAAVSAERIGEVLDSHSTLERPANPVSVFPSVGTVEFDDVAFAYPGAESPVVSGVTFAAHPGETVAIVGSTGAGKTTLVSLLPRLFDVTAGAVRVGGVDVREADLDLLWKSIGLVPQRPFLFSGTVASNLRFGREDATDDELWHALEIAQGRDFVEAMEGGLDGKIAQGGTNVSGGQRQRLAIARAIVHRPAVLVFDDSFSALDLSTDARLRQALWQELPEVTKIVVAQRVSTITGADRIVVLEDGRMAGLGTHDELLHSSTTYREIVESQLGVEA; this comes from the coding sequence ATGCTCGGCAAGATCCTCGTCCGCTACCTGTCCCGGTACCGCTGGCTCCTCATGGCGCTGCTGGTGTTCCAGTTCGTCGCGGCGATGGCATCCCTCTACCTGCCGCGCCTGAACGCCGACATCATCGATCGCGGCGTCGCCCAGGGCGACACGGGGTTCATCTGGTCGCAGGGCATGATCATGCTCGGCATCTCGCTCGGGCAGATCGTCGCCTCGGTCGTCGCGACCTACTTCGCCGCGCGCGCCGCCATGGCCGCGGGCCGCGACATCCGGCTCGATCTGTTCGAGAAGGTCAGCGGCTTCTCCGAGCGTGAGCTGTCGCAGTTCGGCGCCGGTTCCCTCATCACGCGCAACACGAACGACGTGCAGCAGGTGCAGATGCTCGCGATGATGGGCGCCACCATGCTCGTCAGCGCCCCGCTGCTCGCCCTCGGCGGCATCTTCATGGCGCTGCAGCAAGACGTCGGTCTCAGCTGGCTGCTCGGCGTCGCCGTGCCGATCCTGCTGGTCGCGGTCGCCCTCATCATCGCCCGCATGGTGCCGCTGTTCCGCAGCTACCAGTCCAAGCTCGATGCCGTGAACCGGGTGATGCGCGAACAGCTGACCGGGGTGCGCGTGGTGCGCGCCTTCGTGCGGGAGCGCATCGAAGAAGAGCGCTTCCGCGAGGCGAACACCGACATCATGGACGTCGGTCGCAAGGTGGGCTCGCTCTTCGTGCTGCTGTTCCCGCTGGCGATGCTGGTGCTCAACGTCACCGTCGTCGGAGTCATCTGGTTCGGCGGCATCCAGGTCGACGCCGGCGGCGTGCAGATCGGTACCCTCTTCGCGTTCATGCAGTACGTGGCGCAGATCCTCATGGGCGTGCTCATGGCGAGCTTCATGACGGTGATGATCCCGCGCGCGGCCGTGTCGGCCGAACGCATCGGGGAGGTGCTCGACAGCCACTCGACGCTCGAGCGGCCAGCGAACCCGGTGAGCGTCTTCCCCTCGGTCGGAACGGTCGAGTTCGACGACGTCGCCTTCGCGTACCCGGGAGCCGAGTCGCCCGTGGTGTCGGGCGTCACGTTCGCGGCCCATCCCGGCGAGACCGTGGCGATCGTCGGATCGACGGGGGCGGGAAAGACGACCCTCGTCTCCCTGCTCCCGCGCCTGTTCGACGTGACCGCGGGGGCCGTCCGCGTCGGCGGTGTCGACGTGCGCGAGGCCGACCTCGACCTGCTGTGGAAGAGCATCGGCCTGGTGCCGCAGCGGCCGTTCCTGTTCAGCGGCACGGTGGCGTCCAACCTGCGTTTCGGTCGCGAAGACGCCACCGACGACGAACTGTGGCACGCGCTCGAGATCGCCCAGGGTCGCGACTTCGTCGAGGCGATGGAGGGCGGCCTCGACGGCAAGATCGCCCAGGGCGGCACCAACGTCTCGGGCGGGCAGCGCCAGCGCCTCGCCATCGCCCGAGCGATCGTGCACCGGCCGGCGGTGCTCGTCTTCGACGACTCGTTCTCGGCCCTCGACCTCAGCACCGACGCCCGATTGCGGCAGGCGTTGTGGCAAGAGCTCCCCGAGGTGACGAAGATCGTCGTCGCGCAGCGCGTCTCGACCATCACCGGTGCCGACCGGATCGTCGTGCTCGAAGACGGACGCATGGCCGGCCTCGGCACGCACGACGAGCTGCTGCATTCCAGCACCACCTATCGCGAGATCGTCGAGTCGCAGCTGGGGGTCGAAGCATGA
- a CDS encoding heat shock protein transcriptional repressor HspR translates to MSEREIDEDAPIFAIAAAAELSNMHPQTLRQYDRLGLVVPARTQGGSRRYSSRHVQQLREVARLSGEGMSLPAIARLLALEERVHDLARRVNDLERQLTIERQSRPGARVFAAGATGSVVTLRHGSRVRRATDIVLWRPRDIHDD, encoded by the coding sequence GTGTCCGAGAGAGAGATCGACGAAGACGCCCCGATCTTCGCCATCGCCGCCGCCGCCGAGCTGTCGAACATGCACCCGCAGACGCTGCGGCAGTACGACCGGCTCGGCCTCGTCGTGCCCGCGCGCACCCAGGGCGGGTCGCGTCGCTACTCGAGCCGCCACGTGCAGCAGTTGCGCGAGGTCGCCCGCCTGTCGGGGGAGGGCATGAGCCTTCCCGCGATCGCGCGCCTCCTCGCCCTCGAGGAGCGCGTGCACGATCTCGCCCGCCGCGTGAACGACCTCGAGCGGCAGCTCACGATCGAGCGGCAGTCCCGCCCCGGTGCGCGCGTCTTCGCCGCCGGCGCGACCGGCTCGGTCGTGACGCTCCGCCACGGCTCGCGCGTGCGTCGCGCGACCGACATCGTGCTCTGGCGCCCGCGCGACATCCACGACGACTGA
- a CDS encoding glycosyltransferase has product MHVVMFADQHLESLGGAQVSMRLQKRFLERAGHVVTVVAPRLHRPAPDDIAYLDLPSIPLTLDREYALTWPGARTDRFVDSEMGARLPVDVVHVQADFWGAYIGHRFAARHGLPVVHTMHNRVDVGIEATAPFPGLVLRALNAWARRALPRRVAAPVEVRDTAPAVCDVDGWAYLRRLAAVSRAVTAPSGHFARRLERHGVADAVDVIWNGIDDDALDAALAAGPTERRPGRPRFVWLGRMSPEKRLLPFLEAVAESGIDAEVEIIGGGGQLRAAQRLIERRAPVASATFAGRLSYAETLRRLADADAVVQTSIGFETQGMTVFEAASLGTPAVVSDPDIGAELGAGIWTVPDATVAALSQTLRRATADIAAGSPVTPDASVAERFRQSSRTAAMVAVYERAVAAGR; this is encoded by the coding sequence GTGCACGTCGTGATGTTCGCCGACCAGCACCTCGAGTCGCTGGGCGGCGCGCAGGTGTCGATGCGGTTGCAGAAACGCTTCCTCGAGCGCGCGGGCCACGTCGTCACCGTCGTCGCTCCGCGCCTGCACCGCCCTGCGCCCGACGACATCGCCTACCTCGACCTGCCCTCGATCCCCCTCACGCTCGATCGCGAGTACGCGCTCACCTGGCCCGGTGCCCGGACCGACCGGTTCGTGGACTCCGAGATGGGCGCGCGCCTGCCGGTCGACGTCGTGCACGTGCAGGCCGACTTCTGGGGCGCGTACATCGGGCACCGTTTCGCGGCGCGGCACGGCCTGCCCGTCGTGCACACGATGCACAACCGCGTCGACGTGGGCATCGAGGCGACCGCCCCGTTCCCGGGCCTGGTGCTGCGCGCGCTGAACGCGTGGGCTCGACGCGCGCTGCCGCGACGGGTCGCCGCGCCGGTGGAGGTTCGCGATACCGCCCCGGCCGTCTGCGACGTCGACGGCTGGGCGTACCTTCGCCGTCTGGCCGCGGTGTCCCGCGCCGTGACCGCCCCCTCGGGTCACTTCGCGCGTCGTCTGGAACGGCACGGTGTCGCCGACGCGGTCGACGTGATCTGGAACGGCATCGACGACGACGCGCTCGACGCCGCCCTCGCGGCCGGACCCACCGAGCGTCGCCCGGGCCGTCCGCGCTTCGTCTGGCTCGGCCGCATGAGCCCCGAGAAGCGCCTGCTCCCCTTCCTCGAGGCGGTCGCCGAGTCGGGGATCGACGCCGAGGTCGAGATCATCGGCGGCGGCGGTCAGCTCCGCGCCGCGCAGCGGCTGATCGAGCGCCGGGCGCCGGTGGCATCCGCCACGTTCGCGGGACGCCTGTCGTACGCCGAGACCCTCCGCCGGCTCGCCGACGCCGACGCCGTGGTGCAGACGTCGATCGGCTTCGAGACGCAGGGCATGACGGTCTTCGAGGCCGCCTCGCTCGGCACCCCCGCCGTCGTCAGCGACCCCGACATCGGCGCCGAGCTCGGCGCCGGGATCTGGACGGTTCCGGATGCCACGGTCGCGGCGCTCTCGCAGACCCTCCGCCGCGCGACCGCCGACATCGCCGCCGGGTCGCCGGTCACGCCCGACGCGAGCGTCGCGGAGCGGTTCCGCCAGTCGTCGCGCACGGCGGCGATGGTCGCCGTGTACGAGCGGGCGGTCGCCGCGGGGCGCTGA
- a CDS encoding ABC transporter ATP-binding protein: MSTPDTRTEEERAELELAEQARLNSGDWDSVAPGKASDFGSSFRRLIGLLRPHAGAFGLVSVLGALGVVLAVLAPRVLGNATNIIFEGVVSRGLAEQFPAGTQKDAVVDALRSAGQGDIANIVGAMDNFQVGAGVDFDALRIVVVTVLAIYVGSSLLSWIQGYVINIIMVRTMWRLREDVEAKVNRLPLSYFDKVQRGELISRVTNDIDNITQTMQQSLSSALTSVLTVVGVLIMMFTISWQLALVALISLPLMAVIFGVIGPKSQKAFGEQWKKVGRLNARVEESFSGHALVKVYGREKDAREKFEVENEELYQASFRAQFLSGMIMPGMMFVGNLTYVGIAVLGGLMVAGGQIRLGDVQAFIQYSQQFTQPLSQLGGMAAVVQSGTASAERVFALLDADEQDPDDPDAPSPGDGRGVIEFENVRFAYSPDRPLIRDLSFRVEPGQTVAIVGPTGAGKTTLVNLIMRFYELDGGRILLDGQDIAELRRDDVRSRTGMVLQDPWLFAGTIRDNIRYGRETATDDEIQQAAVATRVDQFVHSLPEGYDTVLDEDAANVSAGEKQLITIARAFVARPSVLILDEATSSVDTRTELLLQQAMAALREGRTSFVIAHRLSTIRDADLILVMEHGDIVEQGTHDELIGTEGAYYRLYRSQFEQATTDLDVAEADASRATDPRQAPATDDAVVVSAMAAAASEVAAPAGTDGPPRPAHGAPTPDPRLDDRG, encoded by the coding sequence ATGAGCACCCCCGACACCCGCACCGAAGAAGAGCGCGCCGAACTCGAGCTCGCCGAACAGGCCCGTCTGAACTCGGGCGACTGGGACAGCGTCGCGCCGGGCAAGGCCTCGGACTTCGGCTCGAGCTTCCGCCGGCTGATCGGACTCCTGCGACCCCACGCCGGGGCCTTCGGGCTCGTCTCGGTGCTCGGGGCCCTCGGCGTCGTGCTGGCGGTGCTGGCCCCGCGCGTCCTCGGCAACGCCACGAACATCATCTTCGAGGGCGTGGTCTCGCGCGGGCTCGCCGAGCAGTTCCCGGCCGGCACCCAGAAAGACGCCGTCGTCGACGCCCTGCGCTCCGCCGGGCAGGGCGACATCGCCAACATCGTCGGCGCGATGGACAACTTCCAGGTCGGCGCGGGCGTCGACTTCGATGCGCTGCGCATCGTGGTCGTGACGGTGCTGGCCATCTACGTCGGCTCGTCGTTGCTGTCGTGGATCCAGGGCTACGTCATCAACATCATCATGGTGCGCACGATGTGGCGCCTGCGTGAAGACGTCGAGGCCAAGGTCAACCGGCTCCCCCTGTCGTACTTCGATAAGGTGCAGCGCGGTGAGCTCATCTCGCGGGTCACGAACGACATCGACAACATCACGCAGACGATGCAGCAGTCGCTCTCGAGCGCCCTCACCTCCGTGCTCACGGTCGTGGGCGTGCTCATCATGATGTTCACCATCTCGTGGCAGCTGGCCCTCGTCGCGCTCATCTCGCTCCCGCTCATGGCGGTCATCTTCGGGGTGATCGGCCCGAAGTCGCAGAAGGCCTTCGGCGAGCAGTGGAAGAAGGTGGGCCGTCTCAACGCCCGCGTCGAGGAGTCGTTCTCGGGTCACGCGCTGGTCAAGGTCTACGGCCGCGAGAAAGACGCCCGCGAGAAGTTCGAGGTCGAGAACGAGGAGCTCTACCAGGCCAGCTTCCGGGCCCAGTTCCTCTCCGGCATGATCATGCCGGGCATGATGTTCGTCGGAAACCTCACCTACGTCGGCATCGCGGTGCTCGGTGGGCTCATGGTGGCCGGCGGGCAGATCCGCCTGGGCGACGTGCAGGCGTTCATCCAGTACTCGCAGCAGTTCACGCAGCCCCTGTCGCAGTTGGGTGGCATGGCCGCGGTCGTGCAGTCGGGTACGGCCTCGGCCGAGCGCGTCTTCGCCCTGCTCGATGCCGACGAGCAAGACCCCGACGACCCCGACGCCCCGAGCCCGGGCGACGGACGCGGGGTCATCGAGTTCGAGAACGTCCGCTTCGCGTACTCGCCCGATCGCCCGCTCATCCGAGACCTGTCGTTCCGGGTCGAGCCGGGTCAGACGGTCGCCATCGTCGGACCGACGGGGGCCGGCAAGACCACGTTGGTCAACCTGATCATGCGGTTCTACGAGCTCGACGGCGGGCGCATCCTGCTCGACGGTCAGGACATCGCCGAATTGCGCCGCGACGACGTCCGCTCGCGCACCGGCATGGTGTTGCAAGACCCGTGGCTGTTCGCCGGGACGATCCGCGACAACATCCGCTACGGCCGCGAGACCGCCACCGACGACGAGATCCAGCAGGCCGCCGTCGCCACCCGCGTCGACCAGTTCGTGCACTCGCTCCCCGAGGGGTACGACACCGTCCTCGACGAAGACGCCGCGAACGTCTCGGCGGGTGAGAAACAGCTCATCACCATCGCGCGGGCGTTCGTCGCGCGTCCGTCGGTGCTCATCCTCGACGAGGCGACGTCGTCGGTCGACACGCGCACCGAGCTGCTGCTGCAGCAGGCCATGGCCGCGCTGCGCGAAGGACGCACGTCGTTCGTGATCGCGCACCGCCTGTCGACGATCCGCGATGCCGATCTCATCCTGGTCATGGAGCACGGCGACATCGTCGAGCAGGGGACCCACGACGAGCTGATCGGCACCGAGGGGGCGTACTACCGCCTCTACCGTTCGCAGTTCGAGCAGGCCACCACCGACCTCGATGTCGCCGAGGCCGATGCCTCCCGCGCGACCGATCCCCGGCAGGCGCCGGCCACCGACGACGCCGTGGTGGTGTCGGCGATGGCGGCCGCGGCATCCGAGGTTGCCGCCCCCGCGGGGACCGACGGGCCGCCGCGCCCCGCGCACGGTGCTCCCACGCCCGACCCGCGGCTCGACGATCGGGGCTGA
- a CDS encoding glycosyltransferase: MTTSATPADHPVSDDVHDPAVSRETPTPAERPLTVLIGADTFLPHVNGAARFAERLAAGLVARGHDVHVAAPSIGRGHAGTATEVIEGQPMTLHRLPSYRFLPHDWLTFVWPWRAKHYARLMLDEIRPDVVHIQSHIIIGRGLAREARKRGIPVIATNHVMPENILDFTTLPDFLDRIMLKLAWADAKRTFVMTRAVTTPTRRAADFLQATIGIEGVIPISCGIDRSNYTPDLEPRDANRILFVGRLTTEKGIDVILRAMTKIDPALDVTFDIVGGGDQRRNLEQLAEQLGLAHRVTFHGHTSEEELRALYSRASVFAIASIAELQSIATMEAMASGLPIVAANAVALPHLVHDGENGYLFEPGNADELAARLTDVLTAAPDERRRMQQASLDGVIVHDIGRTLDTFEALYRGRPLPE, translated from the coding sequence GTGACCACTTCTGCGACGCCCGCCGACCATCCCGTATCCGACGACGTGCACGATCCCGCCGTCTCGCGCGAGACTCCCACCCCGGCCGAACGTCCGCTCACGGTCCTCATCGGCGCCGACACGTTCCTGCCCCACGTCAACGGGGCCGCCCGCTTCGCCGAGCGCCTCGCCGCCGGTCTCGTCGCCCGCGGTCACGACGTGCACGTGGCCGCGCCCAGCATCGGCCGTGGTCACGCGGGCACGGCGACCGAGGTGATCGAGGGGCAGCCGATGACGCTGCACCGTCTTCCGTCGTACCGCTTCCTTCCGCACGACTGGCTCACGTTCGTGTGGCCCTGGCGCGCGAAGCACTACGCGCGACTTATGCTCGATGAGATCCGGCCCGACGTCGTGCACATCCAGTCGCACATCATCATCGGCCGAGGACTCGCCCGCGAGGCGCGCAAGCGCGGCATCCCGGTGATCGCCACCAACCACGTGATGCCCGAGAACATCCTCGACTTCACGACCCTGCCCGACTTCCTCGACCGCATCATGCTCAAGCTGGCCTGGGCCGATGCCAAGCGCACCTTCGTCATGACGCGCGCCGTCACGACGCCCACGCGTCGGGCCGCCGACTTCCTGCAGGCGACGATCGGCATCGAGGGTGTCATCCCGATCTCCTGCGGTATCGACCGCTCGAACTACACGCCCGACCTCGAGCCGCGCGACGCGAACCGCATCCTCTTCGTCGGACGCCTCACCACCGAGAAGGGCATCGACGTCATCCTGCGCGCGATGACCAAGATCGACCCCGCCCTCGACGTGACCTTCGACATCGTCGGTGGCGGCGACCAGCGCCGCAACCTCGAGCAGCTCGCCGAGCAGCTCGGTCTCGCGCACCGCGTGACCTTCCACGGCCACACGTCCGAAGAAGAGCTGCGCGCGCTCTACTCGCGCGCGTCGGTCTTCGCGATCGCCTCGATCGCGGAACTCCAGTCGATCGCGACGATGGAGGCCATGGCCTCCGGCCTGCCGATCGTCGCCGCCAATGCGGTCGCACTCCCGCACCTCGTGCACGACGGCGAGAACGGGTACCTGTTCGAGCCCGGAAACGCCGACGAGCTCGCGGCCCGGTTGACCGACGTGCTCACCGCCGCTCCCGACGAGCGTCGGCGGATGCAGCAGGCGTCGCTCGACGGTGTGATCGTGCACGACATCGGCCGCACCCTCGACACCTTCGAGGCGCTGTACCGCGGACGACCGCTCCCGGAGTGA